The sequence CGAGCAGGACGTCTCTGGATCCCCGCGTTCGCGGGGAAGACGGACCTGATAGTTCAGTGTCAGAACCACGGAGAGCGGAACCCGCGCGGCCCTTTATACAGGCAACAAAAAAACGGGCACACTCGGGCCGGTTTTTTCATTTCGCCATCCGAACTCAGCGGTATTCGCAGAGGTAGGCGGTGTCCTGGGCGACCTTCAGCTGGAACTTGCTGTTGGCCGGCACGGTGAACTGGCTGCCCGAGGCGAAGGTTTCCCACTCGTCGCTGCCCGGCAGCTTGACGGTCAGGGCGCCGGCGATCACGTGCATGATTTCCAGCTGGCTGGTGCCGAACTCGTATTCGCCGGCGGCCATGACGCCGATGGTGGCCGGGCCTGCGGTCATGTCGAAGGCGATGGATTTGACGGTGCCGTCGAAGTACTCGTTGACCTTGAACATGGGCTTCTCCTGCAAGGGGGATGGGGAAGGGGCAAAAAAGGGACGCCAGTATGCCCAAGCCCGGGGGCAGCGTCACTAGAGGCGGATCAGAGCGCCAGCGGCAGCAGGCGGGCGGTGTTGCGGGCGTCTTCCAGGGCGCGATGCTGCTGGCCCTGGAAGTGCAGGCCGGCCAGTTGCAGTGCGGTGTTCAGGCCGACCTGGCGCTTGAGCTGACGGGCCTCGGCGAAGCGCTGCTTGAGGTTCACGTGCGGCACGCGGGCGAGCAGGCTGTCCAGGCGGTGCTGGCGCCATTCCAGTTCGAGCTGGCGGCGGTCGTAGTCGCCCCAGCTGGCCCAGCCGGCCAGGCGTGGGTGGTGCTGGGTCAGCCAGCGCTCGAACTGCGGCCAGACTTCGCACAGGGGGGCGGCGGCATCGACGCTGGCCTGGCTGATGTGGGTCAGTTCGCGGCAGAAATTGGTGAGCAGCGGGCGCCGTTGCGGCCGCACGAAACGCTGGAAATGATCCAGTTCGCGGCCGTCGGTTTCGGCGACCAGGGTGGCGCCGATCTCGATGATTTCCATTTCCTCGACCGGCCAGCCGCCTTCCTCGGTGGTGGCTTCCAGGTCGATGACCAGCCAGTGGGGCATAGGCTCTGCTCATCCGTACCAGGGGGCGGCCAGGGCCGCGTGGCGTGGGCCTCGCCGGCCCTGGCGATGAGTATGGAAGCGCTTCCGGGGCTCGGCAAACCGCTGCTAGGCTTGGCCGATCGACAGCAGTGGAGCACTGAACAATGGCCAAGGTCGCATTCATCGGTCTGGGCGTCATGGGCTATCCCATGGCCGGGCATCTGCAGGCCAAGGGGCACGACGTCTGCGTTTACAACCGCACCCCAGCCCGCGCGCAGCGCTGGGTTGCCGAGCACGGCGGCAGCTCGGCGCCGACCCCGCGCGAAGCGGCGGCGGGCGCGGAGTTCGTGATGTGCTGCGTGGGCAACGACGACGACCTGCGCAGCGTCACCCTGGGCGTCGACGGCGCCTTCGCCGGGATGAATCCCGGCAGCGTGTTCGTCGATCACACCACCGCTTCGGCACAGGTTGCCCGCGAGCTGGCGGTGCAGGCCGCCGAGCGCGAGCTGGGTTTCCTCGATGCGCCGGTGTCCGGCGGCCAGGCGGGCGCCGAGAACGGCGTACTGACGGTGATGGTTGGTGGCGAGCAGGCTTTCTACGGCCGCGCCGAGCCAGTGATTGCCGCTTATGCGCGGATGGTTCGCCTGATGGGCCATAGCGGCGCCGGGCAGTTGACCAAGATGGTCAACCAGATCTGCATCGGTGGCCTGCTGCAAGGGTTGTCCGAGGCGCTGCATTTCGCCCAGTGCGCCGGGCTCGACGGGCACGCCGCCATCGACGTCATCAGCAAGGGCGCGGCGCAGTCCTGGCAGATGGAGAACCGCCACCAGAGCATGCTGGAAGGGCGCTTCGACTTCGGCTTCGCAGTGGACTGGATGCGCAAGGACTTCGGCATCGTCCTCGACGAGGCGCGGCACAACGGAGCGCAATTGCCGGTGACGGCGCTGGTCGACCAGTTCTATGCCGAGGTGCAAGCCGCTGGCGGCGGACGCTGGGACACTTCCAGCCTGATCACCCGGCTCAAGCCGGCCAAGGGCTGAGTCAGGCGCGGAAGATGAAGTAGACCGCGCCCAGCATGCACAGGCCGGCCCACAGGTAGTCGAGCTTCAGCGGCTGCTGCAGGAAGTAGACGCTGAAGGGCACGAAGACCGCGAGGGTGATGACCTCCTGCATGATTTTCAGCTGGCCGACCGACAGCGCGGTGAAACCGATGCGGTTGGCCGGCACCTGCAGCAGGTACTCGAACAGGGCGATGCCCCAGCTGACCAGCGCGGCGATGATCCACGGCTTGGTGTTCAGGGTCTTAAGGTGGCCGTACCAGGCGAAGGTCATGAACAGGTTGGAGAACACCAGGAGGGTGGCGGTTTGGATCCAGACCGGCATGGCGCGCGTCTCGTCGCAGGGAAAGGGCGCCAGCCTATAGCGCGGCATCCGCGTCGCCAAGACCAGGCGACCGGCAGACCTTGGCGTCGGCCGGCGCCGGGATTATCCTCCGCGCCGCGCGCTGCCCCCGGCGGCGACGCGTCCTTTCCTCTCCGGTCCCGCGAGGCCAGTGCAATGCAATGTCGAGCCGGTTGTGGCGCCTGCTGCGTGGCGCCGTCGATCTCCACGCCCATCCCCGGCATGCCCGATGGCAAGCCGGCCGGCGTGCGCTGCGTGCAGCTCGACGAACGCAACTTCTGCCGGATCTTCGGCCAGCTGGAGCGCCCGGCCGTGTGCTCGGCCTTTGGCGCCGATCCCGAAGTCTGTGGCGACAGCGCCGAGGCGGCCGTGCGCATCCTCACCGAGTGGGAGCGCATCACCGCGGCGTGACTTGGAAGTCACGTTTGCTCGGTCCATACTGGCGCCCGTCCTGACTGCCGAACCGCTCAGGACCGCGGATTTGCGAAGGGTGCCGCCGCTGAGCGAGCCCCGGAAGACCAACAATAACCAGAGGAACAAAGACGATGCGTGGCATCCTCCGTACGACCCTGTTGAGCGCCGCCGTGATGAGCATCTGCGGCACCGCCCTGGCCGAGGACTGGCAGCTGGCCAAGGACGAGGACGGCGTCAAGGTCTACCTGAGCGCCGTTCCGGGCTCCAAGTACAAGGCCTACCGCGGCGTGGTGGACATCAAGGCCGACGTCGCCACCATCAACGCCCTGCAGGAAGACGTGAAGGGCTCCTGCAAGTGGATCCACGCCTGCGCCGACATGCGTCTGCTGAAGACCGAAGGCGGCGACACCTGGACCTACTCGAAGATCAGCATGCCGTGGCCGGTGACCGGTCGTGACGTGGTCATCCACGTGACCACCGAGAAGACCCCGGACGGCGGCATGATCCGCCACCTGAACGGCGAGCCGACCTTCACCCCGGAAGTCA is a genomic window of Pseudomonas knackmussii B13 containing:
- a CDS encoding pyrimidine/purine nucleoside phosphorylase, producing the protein MFKVNEYFDGTVKSIAFDMTAGPATIGVMAAGEYEFGTSQLEIMHVIAGALTVKLPGSDEWETFASGSQFTVPANSKFQLKVAQDTAYLCEYR
- a CDS encoding exonuclease domain-containing protein; the encoded protein is MPHWLVIDLEATTEEGGWPVEEMEIIEIGATLVAETDGRELDHFQRFVRPQRRPLLTNFCRELTHISQASVDAAAPLCEVWPQFERWLTQHHPRLAGWASWGDYDRRQLELEWRQHRLDSLLARVPHVNLKQRFAEARQLKRQVGLNTALQLAGLHFQGQQHRALEDARNTARLLPLAL
- a CDS encoding NAD(P)-dependent oxidoreductase, with amino-acid sequence MAKVAFIGLGVMGYPMAGHLQAKGHDVCVYNRTPARAQRWVAEHGGSSAPTPREAAAGAEFVMCCVGNDDDLRSVTLGVDGAFAGMNPGSVFVDHTTASAQVARELAVQAAERELGFLDAPVSGGQAGAENGVLTVMVGGEQAFYGRAEPVIAAYARMVRLMGHSGAGQLTKMVNQICIGGLLQGLSEALHFAQCAGLDGHAAIDVISKGAAQSWQMENRHQSMLEGRFDFGFAVDWMRKDFGIVLDEARHNGAQLPVTALVDQFYAEVQAAGGGRWDTSSLITRLKPAKG
- a CDS encoding DMT family protein is translated as MPVWIQTATLLVFSNLFMTFAWYGHLKTLNTKPWIIAALVSWGIALFEYLLQVPANRIGFTALSVGQLKIMQEVITLAVFVPFSVYFLQQPLKLDYLWAGLCMLGAVYFIFRA
- a CDS encoding YkgJ family cysteine cluster protein, which encodes MQCRAGCGACCVAPSISTPIPGMPDGKPAGVRCVQLDERNFCRIFGQLERPAVCSAFGADPEVCGDSAEAAVRILTEWERITAA
- a CDS encoding START domain-containing protein; its protein translation is MRGILRTTLLSAAVMSICGTALAEDWQLAKDEDGVKVYLSAVPGSKYKAYRGVVDIKADVATINALQEDVKGSCKWIHACADMRLLKTEGGDTWTYSKISMPWPVTGRDVVIHVTTEKTPDGGMIRHLNGEPTFTPEVSGEIRVPKLVGEWKLVPKGAGVTEVTYQVQTEPGGSIPSWLANSFVVDAPMNTLKGLRSAAEKR